The Manduca sexta isolate Smith_Timp_Sample1 chromosome 7, JHU_Msex_v1.0, whole genome shotgun sequence region ACAAATAtgctattaaaattatctttttctaCACccttatgtttatatatatattttaaaataatggcagtaaattatttattcagtatATAAGCGTCCTTGCACGTTAAATGATAAAACATAGTTGCTTATTTCATCTTTAAATCCAGTATTGTATGTAAGCGGCCAACATTTTTTTGGAGTAAAATAATACCTATGGGAGGGGgtgatgttaaattataattctataatCATACTGGGTGATTGTATAATTAAGAGGCACTACAATGTATTCAATAGCATAAATTTCTGACGTTAAAATTCAAATGACTTAATTTATGGTTTAGgttcataaatcatattttattcaccATGATTACTATTCACAGCTTTTGTTGTCATCGGAAAGTTATAAGCCCTGAGTTGTACTAAAATTAGtcttcaattttctttttctttttttcctaCCTAGAACTCATCTTTTACCATCGTTTAttctattttgtaatacaattagtatacttattaaaacaaataattgatttcactgtccataattttttttttaccaagaTTTGACCATCTCATTTTCaaagaaaatcaataaatcattaaaaatgtagCTTAGTACTATTTCCATAATTTTCTACAGctcgttatataaaaaaacaagatcCTATTTATTGGCACAtgattatactataataatgtTACACTGTAGGAAAAAATATCTTGCATATCTCTTTTATTCCTATCAAGGGCTTTATCGAATACATTATTAACAATCCTATTATTATCTATTCTAATTCGTACTGCTATTATACTAATGGATAAAGGGTTAATCAAGCAAGcacaatataagtaaaaatatatatacatctGTAAATATTTCAACACAACACTTCATAAGTAGACATTAACACACACAATAAGGCATAAACAGTtgcagtttatttttatctaacacGCTGGGAGATGAGATTTAACATTTGCGATTATACGCAAAATCAAAACAAGTCCAGTCTTACAAACTAAGTGAGGAAATCTGAGAGTTCATCATAGGAATATCGTAGGTATGTGGAGACTACTAACTCGCATTGAAATAGTGGACGGGAGACCTAACTCGGTACAGGAGGCCTGTGTTAAGTACAGTGTTTAAtacaagaaataataattaaatgacaCTCCGCGcaacaaatgttttaaaacgtAAGGGTAATGAGGTAAAAACGGACCCCAATCTATTCAGTAGACTTagattacataaaaatgtagttATATTTTCAGGCGTTGCGGACGCTGTGGTGGAGAATAAGGATGTGGACCTCAGGGTTCTGCAGCAGGTGGTGGAGACGCCGGCAACCATCAGCCAGAAACGACCCTCTACTGAGGCCCTGGAGGGGAAAGCTAAGAAGAACAAGATAGACAAGTTTGATATGTAAGTAATATACATAGTATACTTTTAAAGATGTTGTCTAGTTCtgagaaataaattaacagCTTAAGGTTTTTGGACCAAAATGATACCTGGTGGGTTTTCCTTTAGGTAATATAAAGTAGAAGTAATTATTCTAATTGGATTTAATTAGTCCAGATACCTAAGTTGAAACGACGTCCTTGACCTTCTGTCTTCATTGCAACATTACTAACTTTAATTCAGAGATCAGCTATGCATCCACTTAATCTTGTTACGTCATATctttgagatttaaaaaaatgtctataTCTTATCACCAGTCAAACGATTTTTCCTTACAGTTTATTTGGAAACGAGGACGTCGATCTTCGTCAACTGCCTCAAGTGGATGAAGTGGCCACCGCTCCACCACCTCCCTCCATGACCGACTCGCCTGAGAGGAAAGAAGATAAGGACGTTGACATGCACTCTCCTAGGAACTCGCCCAAGCAGAAAGACTGGAACGAAGTGAAGGAGAAAGACAAGTCAGACGCTAGGAAGTCCATGTCGAAGCTGGACTTGGTGCGGGCGAAGTTGGCTGAGGCGACGAAGGGCAAAGACAGACTCGGCAGGCCACTGCTGTTCAGTAAGTCACCAAGTAAGTACAtgctcataatattaaaaaaatatgtgatgtAACCAAATGCAATGGTAGATCTTTTTTAACATATGcacctattttatttacaggtaTTGAGAAAGAAAGACGCCGCACACTTAGCTCGGGAAGACACAGACCTCAGGAACGAAAACGGCGAGGAGTTCGACGCGGAAGACCACAAGAAGACAATATCCATTATCATGTCACAGGCCAAGGAGCAGTTCACTGACGGTCAACTCGACAAGAACCAGTACAATACTCTAATGTACCAAGTGTTGCAACTGAATGAGAAGCTCAAATTGAAGGAGGCCAAACAGAGGGAGTCCCTTGAACAGTCCAAGAGAAAACTCAAGGCACATATAGACGAAGAGAATCACAAGATCCCATCGCCCAGGTCCTCGCCGAACGAGAGGAATAACTTCGGCGATATTGACGAGAGAATCAATCCAGCTGTGTTTATGGACACACCACCAGACAGCCAAGGGTACCTCCAAGACTCCGACATGAGAATTAATTCTATGATTTCAATGGATGGTCCAGACGGGCATAAGTCGAAGGGTTTATTACCACTGCCCCCCATGATGCCCATGTTTGCCGGGTACCAACCTATGGTGCGAGTTAGAGGTCAGCCCAGGCCAAGAACGGAGGAATATGTACCAAGAAGGTTCCGGGGCCCCGCGCCACCGTTCTTCAGAGCGAAGTTTGACAAAAGAATGCCGCGGCCCGGGTTCGACCCGCGGTTGCCGCTTCCCTTGCCGACTCCTATAATGGGTATGTGCCAGAGTGAGTGTCCGCTGCAGCCGTACGTGAGGAACGAGTCGCCGCCACCACTCGGCGCACCTGGTTTTGTTATCCCGCCGACTGATTACAAAATCCTAGATTACATTCACCAAGACCCCGTTAAGACGATACAAATTGACAATGTGCCGCGTGAAATCAGGTTTTATGGCGACACCGCTATAATAATGATGGACTGGGACGACCCTAGAGAGATTAAATTTTTCCCCGGCTGCAGGCGGATCACGTTCGACAACAAGGACTCTGTAGTGCTGACGTTCAACGAGGATTACAAACAGATCGAGATCGATGATCAAGTGTTCGACATCAAGTTCGGTGCGCCGACGAGAGAGTTGTTCATCAACGGCAGATGGTTCGAGTGTTTCTTCGGCGGACAGCCGCTGGGCGTGCTGATCGACGGCAAGCCGCGGCTCGTGCACCTCGAGGGCCCCGTGCCGCAGGTCCACATCGGCAAGACCAAGCGCACCGACCTGGTCGCCGGCAAAATAAACCTCATCGTCAACGCCACGCAAATGTGCCCTGTATACTTAGATGCTAAAGTACAAAAGTTTACAATAAACGGACAGTTTTTTACAATTAGATTTGTTGATTCATtgaaaacagttttaataaatgaacaaCCGTTCAAGGTTGAATTTGGTGACTTACCTAAACCTCTAACTATTGGAAACGAGAAGTATTTCATAAGGTTCTCGGCGCTGCCTAGGAACATAAAGCCTGGGTTGGTGCAGATAGCCAACATGGAGGGTGCATCGGTGCCTATCGCGAAGCCGATCAGCCAGCCGCCTCAGGAGGCAAAGGAACCGGAATCGACGAGTCCCGAGGAAGAAGAGGCGCGACCCGCCAAGACCCCCAGTCCCGATATCACTAATGAGAACCAAGGTTagctatattaaaattgaaacttTTTGAATTTGAGCTTTCTTCGCAATATcgttatgatataaaatttagatGCACTATTATCTGCAATCTATGACTCATAGACCTGATAGGTATCATGACCTAAGAATCTTAAAATACATATCAAAATCTCCCTTAGTTTAAAAGCAACTAGTATAAGATGATGCCACACTTGTTTTTCATACCAATATTCAACCTCAATTTTACCTATAGCtctataatcatttaaattttattctactaGGTTTAGACATGTTAGCCAGCGTGATGCCATCTTCGATAGCGCCGGCGTCAGGCTCCGAGTACAGTCTGGCAGAACCACTGTTTGTCAAGACCGATAACATACCAGGCTTGGAGACGCCCGTCGACAAGAATCCGCCTAGTACAACCGTGCCGATACTTGGTAACATTAACGTGAATGATCTATTTGCCAAGTTGCTGGCGACTGGCATCGTGCAGATGCCAGCTGAGAAGGAGAAAGAGGAGAAGCCAGATCTCAAGGCAGAAGAGAAAGTAAAGCCGAAGGATGACAAGAGTGTTATACACAAGGTTGATATGTTGAAGCCTGAGACTTTGAGagtgtaagtatttttgtttaattctcttttcattataatacaaGGCTAGTCCGTAACTCGATTTTAAAACAAGCAATACGTTGTTGAATTTCAGTTACAACGATGTATCTCTTGCTATGGGCATGTTCTGTCATATTTCGCTTGAAAGGACTTTGAGACGATATCTCATGTCTTAATATTGCTGTCTGGCTTTGTTTTTGGGTTTAATGTCGTTTACAATTACATAAATGATATGCTAATCTCGTGAATTATTTGTTAAAGATATTCAATAACCAATATGAtctgaaataaaaagaacaGTCAAAAATAATGCGATTTTTCAGCAAATTATGCAATTGGAAACGATTTTTTctgaaattttgaataaaacattcGATGATTACGAATAATTACGATAATTGACAacattataaaatctaaatgtaCCTATAACAAcgataccgtttcttaatttttctactctgagttcaattatgattttttttcaacacttaatttcgaagaaaacaattaaaaaccgaaaaatgcttgaaGTCATACATAtggttgaatgaaatagttcttTGGTCCACcttgctatttatttaaaaaaaaaactaaaacaccgACATTTATCAATGACAAaggtcaatattataaataggtacGTAAATACTGCCACTTTccaagagagagagagagagagaaaaaatatctgacacgtcacttcttttttactgcaaagcaaaggtcattacgtcttgagccgtatgtatgacgtcatttggagcttacgtcgttttagaataaaacaaaattcaaagtgaaaatcatgaatgagaATATCTGAAtttttaagaaagaaaaaatacgggtctcataattttagatttagtttcataaaatgtacatatttgaGTATATTGGAAAATagaaatgtcaataaaatttgAACGTCTATAGTTACCATTAGAATGTTGTTTATGGTTCCAGTAAGCAGCCGGGCATAGTGAGCAAGCTGTACGGCGGCATGCAGTGCTCGGGCTGCGGCACGCGCTTCCCGCCCGAGCACACCGTGCGCTACTCGCAGCACCTCGACTGGCACTTCCGCCAGAACCGCCGCGAGCGGGACTCCGCGCGCCGCGCCCACAGCCGCCACTGGCACTACGACCTCTCCGACTGGCTGCAGTACGAGGAGCTCGAGGAGCTGGACGAGAGAGGTAACTCACATCATCTTATTGTACTGACTGGCACTTCCTCCGAAACCGCCTGCACGTATCAGGCAAGACAACAGCTCCGGCTAACTGGGGTGTAATGATATTGTTACAGAAAAGAATTGGTTCGAGAGCGGCATGGCGGAGGGCGGCGCGGAGGagagcgcggcgggcgcgggcggcgcgggcgcggcggcgctggcgggcgcggcggccggCGCGTGCGCGGACGCACCCAGCGTGGCGGCcggcgcgcccgcgccgcaccaCTGCGCGCTCTGCGGCGACGCCTTCCACCAGTTCTACAACGAGGACAAGGAGGAGTGGCATCTGCGCAACTCCGTCCGCCTGTTTGGGGGTGCTCtggtgtagtgtgtgtgctaAGAGTCCGGGTTCACACAATAAAGACACTCCTTcacataaaactaatatttattattagcactagtaacactacagtctacagtttataattactaagaagttgcacttgtttacctctataccttactcgctctgatgcacttatacgcactgttcttccttcactactcgctctgatttacatggttgctttggattcccgaactgacgaggcatgattccccaacccttatacatatgggtcggagaatcttgacatcgcgatgtacaaaattaaagaaattgtacagcgccatctattgccctaatttataactaccgtacgtcattacttattacaacgccatcttttagttttcgatggattaaattgtctattttattaattgatctttgaaCATGCCGCCCACCAAGACCATTTAGTGACGAAATGGTCTTCACAATTCAAATGTTGGACTCCGCCCACCATGgcaatataaatgtactacattACATTTGTACTTATCAATGAGCGAATGACAATATCCTAAATAAACTTAACTTAATGACAACTAAATTAGCATTGATTTGGTTACAAATACAGAAAACCTTAACTAATACttattatctaattacaaataattctaacttAGTAATAACAGTCACTCATTAGCAGGTAAAATACATAGTTTGGACGTAGGTCGTTTGATGATTGACGACTTGGTGCGTAATGTAACCACACGAGTAATTTGATCTTGCCCTGGGTGTTTTTCTAGTATTCGACCTAACAACCATCGACTAGGTGGTAAGTCGTCTTCCTTAATTAGTACTATATCTCCTATGTTTGGTTCTGGGACTTTGTTAGTCCATTTATATCTGTGTAAgagatttgttaaatattcattactccAACGTCGCCAAAAGCTTTGATACATTTTTGAAGTAACTGCCATCTACTAAGTGAATTGATCTTCGAACTTTCATAATTAGGATCAGGCACTGCAACTAATGGTTCGCCTATTAGAAAATGTCCTGGTGTTAATGGAAGAGGTTCAATCACGTCGGTGTTGTCCATGACCGTTATTGGTCTAGAGTTTAAACAAGCTTGTATTTGGTTAAGCAGTGTGGTCATTTCTTCAAACGTGAGCATTGAATCACCAATAACTCGCTTGAGGTGAAATTTTGTCGATTTTATGCCCGCTTCCCAAAGACCTCCAAAGTTGGGCGCGTGAGGCGGGATAAAGTGCCATTCTGTGCCATGGGTTGCTAATTCCGCAGCAGCCGACTTGTGAGCTGCCTTAACTAATTGTTTAAGTTCCTTGGAGGCACCTACGAACGTTGTGCCATTA contains the following coding sequences:
- the LOC115455557 gene encoding LOW QUALITY PROTEIN: uncharacterized protein LOC115455557 (The sequence of the model RefSeq protein was modified relative to this genomic sequence to represent the inferred CDS: inserted 1 base in 1 codon; deleted 1 base in 1 codon) — encoded protein: MSKEIAEEYASSLADLTVNSKPLINMLTILAEENIDHAGVIVETVEKHLEKVHPEIKLPVLYLVDSIIKNVGGAYTQKFSQSIVNMFTRTFKQVDEKIRSQMFKLRETWHDVFPATKLYQLDVKVNLIDPAWPIQAQPHQSNIHVNPNFLKKNVPTTSTVPPVMSEEERSIIAKKEQELLMLQKKKIEMELEQTRKQLELAEKNAKKIGTLTPTPGLVPSPMPVAMVNPVVAPAHVPQDPVVPIKQRLGPPVNKSGARIAPVSAALAAARRDSAPRAPARAPAPHAAPPAPPPPRPHRPPXAPLVPVLPIAPHVFDIKPLERVTKRKNVITIDVRPDAADRRLNARDPRRRDDKRDQRRDRPRGKFARRRDDRKPDAPAPPADRNSGVDADAERNFDALIDKMQVPDPKKINKLPPIPKIPRDDPLRDADSPTPKRRKEGVRDKKKRRDEAECKDATINNQSSPEKKLKGKDGRKRKEARVDEEPEETSQEEVVVFKELKNYHKGRYMRRNKEKSESPETVPEAADADKPAAESEPASVADAVVENKDVDLRVLQQVVETPATISQKRPSTEALEGKAKKNKIDKFDILFGNEDVDLRQLPQVDEVATAPPPPSMTDSPERKEDKDVDMHSPRNSPKQKDWNEVKEKDKSDARKSMSKLDLVRAKLAEATKGKDRLGRPLLFSKSPSKSFLTYAPILFTGIEKERRRTLSSEDTDLRNENGEEFDAEDHKKTISIIMSQAKEQFTDGQLDKNQYNTLMYQVLQLNEKLKLKEAKQRESLEQSKRKLKAHIDEENHKIPSPRSSPNERNNFGDIDERINPAVFMDTPPDSQGYLQDSDMRINSMISMDGPDGHKSKGLLPLPPMMPMFAGYQPMVRVRGQPRPRTEEYVPRRFRGPAPPFFRAKFDKRMPRPGFDPRLPLPLPTPIMGMCQSECPLQPYVRNESPPPLGAPGFVIPPTDYKILDYIHQDPVKTIQIDNVPREIRFYGDTAIIMMDWDDPREIKFFPGCRRITFDNKDSVVLTFNEDYKQIEIDDQVFDIKFGAPTRELFINGRWFECFFGGQPLGVLIDGKPRLVHLEGPVPQVHIGKTKRTDLVAGKINLIVNATQMCPVYLDAKVQKFTINGQFFTIRFVDSLKTVLINEQPFKVEFGDLPKPLTIGNEKYFIRFSALPRNIKPGLVQIANMEGASVPIAKPISQPPQEAKEPESTSPEEEEARPAKTPSPDITNENQGLDMLASVMPSSIAPASGSEYSLAEPLFVKTDNIPGLETPVDKNPPSTTVPILGNINVNDLFAKLLATGIVQMPAEKEKEEKPDLKAEEKVKPKDDKSVIHKVDMLKPETLRVKQPGIVSKLYGGMQCSGCGTRFPPEHTVRYSQHLDWHFRQNRRERDSARRAHSRHWHYDLSDWLQYEELEELDEREKNWFESGMAEGGAEESAAGAGGAGAAALAGAAAGACADAPSVAAGAPAPHHCALCGDAFHQFYNEDKEEWHLRNSVRHNGDNYHPLCLDDYKASLTKEEPKQEDEMAVVDKIEEEEAIEIKDVDETLDQSDNESVVEVIEQMEPEVSEPVEIDEGDEDDVVLKAEPIEQVVVEDDADTDDETAASRAERDRRAEIDFSKVRIKQEPIDPDDEPIITTTSQENIIQPSVDVPHTTVLSSIDGNVQFDSAPAPATTLPLGGIRINISKSIPSFIANNDDKSLEDISADDEPLPPGEEPELEYKLKPALEGIHFSKQPPVQRGNELSGLCSIM